A region from the Bacteroidota bacterium genome encodes:
- the accB gene encoding acetyl-CoA carboxylase biotin carboxyl carrier protein, whose amino-acid sequence MDLNYLKKITKILAESNVDEIEIEEEGLKIRVARHSQNSGMVAPAPQQYVQSIVPAVQERQIPVSTAPHQPLAPVIIEKKYTEIKSPIVGTFYRAPSPDADSYVEVGRTINKGDVLCIIEAMKLMNEIESDISGTIVKIIAENAQPVEYNQVLFLIDPS is encoded by the coding sequence ATGGATTTAAATTATCTTAAAAAAATAACAAAAATATTAGCTGAGTCAAACGTTGACGAAATTGAAATCGAAGAAGAAGGATTAAAAATCCGGGTTGCGCGACACTCCCAAAACAGCGGTATGGTGGCTCCAGCTCCGCAGCAGTATGTGCAATCAATTGTACCTGCTGTTCAGGAGAGGCAAATCCCCGTTAGCACTGCGCCACATCAACCACTTGCACCGGTAATTATTGAAAAGAAATACACCGAGATCAAGTCGCCGATAGTGGGAACTTTCTACCGCGCACCTTCACCCGACGCAGATTCGTATGTAGAAGTAGGCAGAACGATTAACAAAGGGGATGTGCTATGTATAATCGAAGCGATGAAATTGATGAACGAAATCGAATCGGACATCTCCGGCACGATTGTAAAAATTATTGCTGAGAATGCACAACCGGTTGAGTATAACCAAGTTCTTTTTCTCATAGACCCATCTTAA
- the efp gene encoding elongation factor P: MPTTSDFRTGLTIRMDNELWTVIEFQHVNPGNWRAFVRTKLKNLRSGKVIENRWRAGEAVEIIRIERKQFQYLYHDGSGYMCMDQETYDQISVPDENVGEAGKFLKDSENIEILFNGNDIIAVELPITVELKIVETGPGLKGDTATGGTKPAKVESGAMVNVPLFINENDVIKVDTRTGNYLERVKSK; the protein is encoded by the coding sequence ATGCCAACAACATCAGATTTTAGAACCGGACTAACGATACGAATGGATAACGAGCTGTGGACTGTAATAGAATTTCAGCATGTAAATCCGGGTAATTGGCGGGCGTTTGTACGAACGAAATTAAAAAACTTAAGAAGCGGTAAGGTAATTGAAAATAGATGGCGGGCTGGCGAAGCCGTAGAAATTATTCGCATCGAAAGAAAACAATTCCAGTATCTGTATCACGATGGCTCCGGTTATATGTGTATGGACCAAGAAACCTACGATCAAATATCAGTTCCTGATGAAAATGTAGGTGAAGCTGGAAAATTTTTAAAAGACAGCGAAAATATAGAAATATTATTCAACGGTAACGATATTATTGCAGTTGAACTTCCGATTACTGTAGAATTAAAAATTGTCGAAACGGGACCGGGTCTCAAAGGCGATACAGCTACCGGCGGCACTAAACCTGCAAAAGTTGAATCGGGCGCTATGGTGAACGTTCCCTTATTCATTAACGAAAACGATGTAATAAAAGTCGATACACGGACAGGCAATTATTTAGAACGTGTAAAATCAAAATAG